In Amia ocellicauda isolate fAmiCal2 chromosome 7, fAmiCal2.hap1, whole genome shotgun sequence, one genomic interval encodes:
- the tnpo2b gene encoding transportin-2 isoform X1, with amino-acid sequence MEWQPDEQGLQQVLQLLKDSQSPNTATQRAVQQKLEQLNQYPDFNNYLIFVLTRLKTEDEPTRSLSGLILKNNVKAHYQNFPPTVADFIKQECLNNIGDPSPLIRATIGILITTIASKGELQSWPELLPQLCNLLNSEDYNTCEGSFGALQKICEDSSELLDSDALNRPLNIMIPKFLQFFKHCSPKIRSHAIACVNQFIIGRAQALMDNIDTFIEHLFALAADEDSEVRKNVCRALVMLLEVRIDRLIPHMHSIVQYMLQRTQDPDENVALEACEFWLTLAEQPICKEVLSGHLVQLIPILVNGMKYSEIDIILLKGDVDVEEDETVPDSEQDIKPRFHKSRTVTLQHEGGGDEQGEDIDDEDDDDDDTLSDWNLRKCSAAALDVLANVFRDELLPHLLPLLKGLLFHPDWVIKESGILVLGAIAEGCMQGMVPYLPELIPHLIQCLCDKKALVRSIACWTLSRYAHWVVSQPPDSHLKPLMTELLKRILDGNKRVQEAACSAFATLEEEACTELVPYLSYILDTLVFAFGKYQHKNLLILYDAIGTLADSVGHHLNQPEYIQKLMPPLIQKWNELKDEDKDLFPLLECLSSVATALQSGFLPYCEPVYQRCVTLVQKTLAQAMMYNQHPDQYEAPDKDFMIVALDLLSGLAEGLGGHVEQLVARSNIMTLLFQCMQDTMPEVRQSSFALLGDLTKACFPHVKPCIGELAEFMPILGTNLNPEFISVCNNATWAIGEICMQMGAEMQPYVQLVLNNLVEIINRPNTPKTLLENTAITIGRLGYVCPQEVAPMLQQFIRPWCTSLRNIRDNEEKDSAFRGICMMIGVNPGGVVQDFIFFCDAVASWVSPKEDLREMFYKILHGFKDQVGEENWQQFSEQFPPLLKERLSACYGV; translated from the exons ATGGAGTGGCAGCCAGATGAGCAGGGGCTCCAGCAGGTCCTGCAGCTGCTCAAGGACTCCCAGTCGCCCAACACTGCCACCCAGAGGGCCGTGCAGCAG AAATTGGAGCAGCTGAACCAGTACCCAGACTTCAACAACTACCTGATCTTCGTCCTGACCCGGCTCAAGACTGAGG ACGAGCCGACCCGCTCGCTCAGTGGGCTCATCCTGAAGAACAATGTGAAGGCCCACTACCAGAACTTCCCCCCCACCGTGGCCGACTTCATCAAGCAGGAGTGTCTGAACAACATCGGCGACCCCTCGCCCCTCATCCGCGCCACCATCG GTATCCTGATCACCACCATCGCCTCCAAAGGGGAGCTGCAGTCGTGGCCCGAGCTGCTGCCCCAGCTGTGCAACCTGCTCAACTCTGAGGACTACAACACCTGCGAG GGCTCGTTCGGCGCGCTGCAGAAGATCTGTGAGGACTCATCGGAGCTGCTGGACAGCGATGCACTCAACCGGCCGCTCAACATCATGATCCCGAAGTTCCTGCAGTTCTTCAAGCACTGCAGCCCCAAGATCAG gtctCATGCCATCGCCTGTGTCAATCAGTTTATCATCGGCAGAGCACAGGCGCTGATGGACAACATCGACACCTTCATAGAG caccTGTTCGCCCTGGCTGCGGATGAGGACTCGGAGGTGCGTAAGAACGTGTGCCGTGCGCTGGTCATGCTGCTGGAGGTGCGCATCGACCGGCTCATCCCACACATGCACAGCATCGTACAG tacatGCTCCAACGCACACAGGACCCAGACGAGAATGTGGCTCTGGAGGCCTGTGAGTTCTGGCTCACGCTGGCCGAGCAGCCCATCTGCAAGGAGGTTCTGTCCGGACACCTGGTCCA GCTGATTCCTATCCTGGTGAATGGCATGAAGTACTCGGAGATCGACATCATCCTTTTAAAG ggtGATGTGGACGTGGAGGAGGACGAGACGGTGCCGGACAGCGAGCAGGACATCAAGCCGCGCTTCCACAAGTCCCGCACCGTCACCCTGCAGCACGAGGGGGGTGGCGACGAGCAGGGTGAGGATATCGATGATGAGGACGACGACGACGATGACACGCTGTCCGACTGGAACCTGC gcAAGTGCTCGGCAGCCGCCCTGGACGTGCTGGCCAATGTGTTCCGGGACGAGCTGCTCCCACACCTGCTCCCTCTGCTGAAGGGGCTGCTGTTCCACCCAGACTGGGTCATCAAGGAGTCGGGCATTCTGGTGCTGGGAGCCATCGCAGAAG GCTGTATGCAGGGCATGGTGCCATACCTGCCTGAGCTCATCCCACACCTGAtccagtgtctgtgtgacaAGAAGGCGCTGGTGCGCTCCATCGCCTGCTGGACGCTGAGCCGCTACGCCCACTGGGTGGTCAGCCAGCCGCCCGACAGCCACCTGAAGCCCCTGATGACTGAGCTTCTGAAGCGCATCCTGGACGGCAACAAGAGGGTGCAGGAGGCGGCGTGCAG TGCGTTTGCCACATTGGAGGAGGAGGCCTGCACCGAGCTGGTGCCCTACCTGAGCTACATCCTGGACACGCTGGTGTTCGCCTTTGGGAAGTACCAGCACAAGAACCTGCTGATCCTGTACGACGCCATCGGCACACTGGCCGACTCCGTGGGACACCACCTCAACCAGCCG GAGTACATCCAGAAGCTGATGCCGCCCCTGATACAGAAGTGGAATGAGCTGAAGGACGAGGACAAGGACCTGTTCCCGCTGCTGGAG TGCCTGTCCTCCGTGGCCACTGCCCTGCAGTCGGGCTTCCTGCCGTACTGTGAGCCGGTGTACCAGCGCTGCGTTACCCTGGTGCAAAAGACCCTGGCGCAGGCCATG ATGTATAACCAGCACCCGGACCAGTATGAGGCTCCGGACAAGGACTTCATGATCGTGGCTCTGGACCTGCTGAGCGGGCTGGCGGAGGGGTTGGGGGGCCACGTGGAGCAGCTGGTGGCCCGAAGCAACATCATGACCCTGCTGTTCCAGTGCATGCAG gACACAATGCCCGAGGTGCGGCAGAGCTCCTTCGCCCTGCTGGGGGACCTCACCAAGGCCTGCTTCCCCCACGTCAAACCCTGCATCGGTGAGCTGG CGGAGTTCATGCCAATCCTAGGTACCAACCTGAACCCTGAGTTCATCTCCGTGTGCAACAACGCCACCTGGGCCATCGGAGAGATCTGCATGCAGATGG GTGCGGAGATGCAGCCATACGTCCAGCTGGTCCTGAACAACCTGGTGGAGATCATCAACAGACCCAACACACCCAAGACCCTGCTGGAGAATACAG CGATCACAATCGGCCGGCTGGGCTACGTCTGTCCTCAGGAAGTGGCTCCGATGCTGCAGCAGTTTATCCGGCCCTg GTGTACGTCGTTGCGGAATATCCGTGACAACGAGGAGAAGGACTCCGCGTTCCGGGGAATCTGCATGATGATTGGAGTCAATCCTGGAGGAGTGGTACAG GACTTCATCTTCTTCTGTGACGCAGTGGCATCGTGGGTCAGTCCCAAGGAAGACCTGAGAGAAATGTTCTACAAG
- the tnpo2b gene encoding transportin-2 isoform X2, whose translation MEWQPDEQGLQQVLQLLKDSQSPNTATQRAVQQKLEQLNQYPDFNNYLIFVLTRLKTEDEPTRSLSGLILKNNVKAHYQNFPPTVADFIKQECLNNIGDPSPLIRATIGILITTIASKGELQSWPELLPQLCNLLNSEDYNTCEGSFGALQKICEDSSELLDSDALNRPLNIMIPKFLQFFKHCSPKIRSHAIACVNQFIIGRAQALMDNIDTFIEHLFALAADEDSEVRKNVCRALVMLLEVRIDRLIPHMHSIVQYMLQRTQDPDENVALEACEFWLTLAEQPICKEVLSGHLVQLIPILVNGMKYSEIDIILLKGDVDVEEDETVPDSEQDIKPRFHKSRTVTLQHEGGGDEQGEDIDDEDDDDDDTLSDWNLRKCSAAALDVLANVFRDELLPHLLPLLKGLLFHPDWVIKESGILVLGAIAEGCMQGMVPYLPELIPHLIQCLCDKKALVRSIACWTLSRYAHWVVSQPPDSHLKPLMTELLKRILDGNKRVQEAACSAFATLEEEACTELVPYLSYILDTLVFAFGKYQHKNLLILYDAIGTLADSVGHHLNQPEYIQKLMPPLIQKWNELKDEDKDLFPLLECLSSVATALQSGFLPYCEPVYQRCVTLVQKTLAQAMMYNQHPDQYEAPDKDFMIVALDLLSGLAEGLGGHVEQLVARSNIMTLLFQCMQDTMPEVRQSSFALLGDLTKACFPHVKPCIAEFMPILGTNLNPEFISVCNNATWAIGEICMQMGAEMQPYVQLVLNNLVEIINRPNTPKTLLENTAITIGRLGYVCPQEVAPMLQQFIRPWCTSLRNIRDNEEKDSAFRGICMMIGVNPGGVVQDFIFFCDAVASWVSPKEDLREMFYKILHGFKDQVGEENWQQFSEQFPPLLKERLSACYGV comes from the exons ATGGAGTGGCAGCCAGATGAGCAGGGGCTCCAGCAGGTCCTGCAGCTGCTCAAGGACTCCCAGTCGCCCAACACTGCCACCCAGAGGGCCGTGCAGCAG AAATTGGAGCAGCTGAACCAGTACCCAGACTTCAACAACTACCTGATCTTCGTCCTGACCCGGCTCAAGACTGAGG ACGAGCCGACCCGCTCGCTCAGTGGGCTCATCCTGAAGAACAATGTGAAGGCCCACTACCAGAACTTCCCCCCCACCGTGGCCGACTTCATCAAGCAGGAGTGTCTGAACAACATCGGCGACCCCTCGCCCCTCATCCGCGCCACCATCG GTATCCTGATCACCACCATCGCCTCCAAAGGGGAGCTGCAGTCGTGGCCCGAGCTGCTGCCCCAGCTGTGCAACCTGCTCAACTCTGAGGACTACAACACCTGCGAG GGCTCGTTCGGCGCGCTGCAGAAGATCTGTGAGGACTCATCGGAGCTGCTGGACAGCGATGCACTCAACCGGCCGCTCAACATCATGATCCCGAAGTTCCTGCAGTTCTTCAAGCACTGCAGCCCCAAGATCAG gtctCATGCCATCGCCTGTGTCAATCAGTTTATCATCGGCAGAGCACAGGCGCTGATGGACAACATCGACACCTTCATAGAG caccTGTTCGCCCTGGCTGCGGATGAGGACTCGGAGGTGCGTAAGAACGTGTGCCGTGCGCTGGTCATGCTGCTGGAGGTGCGCATCGACCGGCTCATCCCACACATGCACAGCATCGTACAG tacatGCTCCAACGCACACAGGACCCAGACGAGAATGTGGCTCTGGAGGCCTGTGAGTTCTGGCTCACGCTGGCCGAGCAGCCCATCTGCAAGGAGGTTCTGTCCGGACACCTGGTCCA GCTGATTCCTATCCTGGTGAATGGCATGAAGTACTCGGAGATCGACATCATCCTTTTAAAG ggtGATGTGGACGTGGAGGAGGACGAGACGGTGCCGGACAGCGAGCAGGACATCAAGCCGCGCTTCCACAAGTCCCGCACCGTCACCCTGCAGCACGAGGGGGGTGGCGACGAGCAGGGTGAGGATATCGATGATGAGGACGACGACGACGATGACACGCTGTCCGACTGGAACCTGC gcAAGTGCTCGGCAGCCGCCCTGGACGTGCTGGCCAATGTGTTCCGGGACGAGCTGCTCCCACACCTGCTCCCTCTGCTGAAGGGGCTGCTGTTCCACCCAGACTGGGTCATCAAGGAGTCGGGCATTCTGGTGCTGGGAGCCATCGCAGAAG GCTGTATGCAGGGCATGGTGCCATACCTGCCTGAGCTCATCCCACACCTGAtccagtgtctgtgtgacaAGAAGGCGCTGGTGCGCTCCATCGCCTGCTGGACGCTGAGCCGCTACGCCCACTGGGTGGTCAGCCAGCCGCCCGACAGCCACCTGAAGCCCCTGATGACTGAGCTTCTGAAGCGCATCCTGGACGGCAACAAGAGGGTGCAGGAGGCGGCGTGCAG TGCGTTTGCCACATTGGAGGAGGAGGCCTGCACCGAGCTGGTGCCCTACCTGAGCTACATCCTGGACACGCTGGTGTTCGCCTTTGGGAAGTACCAGCACAAGAACCTGCTGATCCTGTACGACGCCATCGGCACACTGGCCGACTCCGTGGGACACCACCTCAACCAGCCG GAGTACATCCAGAAGCTGATGCCGCCCCTGATACAGAAGTGGAATGAGCTGAAGGACGAGGACAAGGACCTGTTCCCGCTGCTGGAG TGCCTGTCCTCCGTGGCCACTGCCCTGCAGTCGGGCTTCCTGCCGTACTGTGAGCCGGTGTACCAGCGCTGCGTTACCCTGGTGCAAAAGACCCTGGCGCAGGCCATG ATGTATAACCAGCACCCGGACCAGTATGAGGCTCCGGACAAGGACTTCATGATCGTGGCTCTGGACCTGCTGAGCGGGCTGGCGGAGGGGTTGGGGGGCCACGTGGAGCAGCTGGTGGCCCGAAGCAACATCATGACCCTGCTGTTCCAGTGCATGCAG gACACAATGCCCGAGGTGCGGCAGAGCTCCTTCGCCCTGCTGGGGGACCTCACCAAGGCCTGCTTCCCCCACGTCAAACCCTGCATCG CGGAGTTCATGCCAATCCTAGGTACCAACCTGAACCCTGAGTTCATCTCCGTGTGCAACAACGCCACCTGGGCCATCGGAGAGATCTGCATGCAGATGG GTGCGGAGATGCAGCCATACGTCCAGCTGGTCCTGAACAACCTGGTGGAGATCATCAACAGACCCAACACACCCAAGACCCTGCTGGAGAATACAG CGATCACAATCGGCCGGCTGGGCTACGTCTGTCCTCAGGAAGTGGCTCCGATGCTGCAGCAGTTTATCCGGCCCTg GTGTACGTCGTTGCGGAATATCCGTGACAACGAGGAGAAGGACTCCGCGTTCCGGGGAATCTGCATGATGATTGGAGTCAATCCTGGAGGAGTGGTACAG GACTTCATCTTCTTCTGTGACGCAGTGGCATCGTGGGTCAGTCCCAAGGAAGACCTGAGAGAAATGTTCTACAAG